The stretch of DNA GTCATACCATATAACTTTCCATTACTGGCTTCACATAATAAGCCTTTTCTTAGGGCACCTTCGGCATCCGCCTCAAAAGTATGAACGACCGATTGAGTATAGGCATAAATGTTTTGCCCAAAAGGGGTGGTGTGTTCTTCCATTTTGAAAATAACTCCAGCATCCGTACTGCCATGAGAGGTCATGCCCCAATATTCGTAAGTTTTTTGCGCTTTTGTGGTTGTAGAAAATAAAATAGTACTATAAATAACGAATGATAGTATGGAATAGAGTCTCATAAGTGTTTTTTTATTAATTGTGAATTGATAAATTTAAGGCAATTAATAAAAATGAACAAGCCTACTTTACGAAAGAAGCATTCTTTCTGATGAATAAGGTAAATGAGGAAATAAAGGTAGATAGTGTGTGGTAAATTTATGAAAAGACCGTTTTAAGAATTGCTAATACATAAGCATTATTTCATCTAGTGCTCTAATTTTTTAAACATTCATTGATCGATTGCGTCAATATTTTTTCAATTTTCTTGCTTGCCTTTTCTGGATCTGTTGCTCCACCAGCTGTGATTTTATGAATTTTTCCCGATTTATCAACGACAATTGTAGTAGGAAAACCCCATCCGTTTTTAAAGACATTAAATATTGTTTCCTCTGAGTTAGGAATAATTTCAAAGTTTAGCTCATAATTGGGGAGAAAGTCTTCTTCAAGCACCTGTTTGCTATCTGTTGTGAACGAGATAAATAGCACATCCTTTCTTTTTTTGTAGTTTTCGACAACTTTGTTAAGCCCATCTAATTCAGCAATACATGGAGCACAAGCCATAAACCAAAGATTGATGACCACGACTTTATTTTTGATTGATTGAGGAGTTATTTTTTTTCCCTCATAGGTTACTTCCTCAAAAAGTGGTATTTTTTCTCCTATCATGCATTCTTGGCTCTCAAAATAGCCCAAACTTCGGCACTCTTCCATTGATTTTTTATAATCATTTTGTCCAAAAGTTACGAATACCAATAATAAATTTAGGGTTATAATAAAGGTCGCCTTTTTCATATTGTTGTTGTTTGTTTTGTATAATAGCTTGTTTGTGTGGTGGTATATGAATGGCGTGCAAAACTAAATTAGATTTTTTTAGAACCAAATTGGTACTTTTATAGTGTTTTATAAAAACCTTAAGATTTTGAAGGGGGCTTGCAACAATTGAGTAAATGATGTTAGGCAGATGTTAACTTAGCTTCCATTATTTTATCTATTGCTTAAAATGACACTCCGTTGTTTTTATAGAGTGCTGTTAAAAGCTGTTTCTATTTTTTCTTAATGGAGAAATCCTAAATTGAACTTGTAATTGTAAGGCATGTTGTTGCAAAATGGCAAAGTTAGCTAGGGTAGGCAATAAACCGTAGTGGTATTTTAATTCTGCTCGAATTCCACAAGCCGAGAACGGAATATCCACACCTACAAAAAGCCCTAATCCAACTTCTCCTGCATATCGTTTATAATTTTTAGGCGCAACAAGAATAGCCGTTCCAAAGTCAGTAGGATGGGTAGAAATAAAGGCATCATTTTGGTTCATCAAAATTCCTCTGGTTAGTTCTGTTCCCCAATAAGGCTTAATTTTTCCAAAAGGATAATGGTAACCTAACGATAAACCCAAATTCAGATAATGTTGTTCAAAGCGAGTCTCAGAGATTTCAGAATAAGCCCCTTTGAGACTGTAAGAACTGCTAATGCCTAAAAAAAATGTATTTCTGATGAATGGAGGATAATAATAGAGAGATAAACCAAAAGGAGTTCCAACTAAAGGTTGAGGATCTTCCATGCTTTTCCACCAACCTGAGCGACGATAAGTGACCATTTCGGTAGAGACATAACTAATACCTGCTCCAAAGACAATTTGCAAATTCCCTTTGTCCTTCCATGCAGCAGACTCGTGTAGAATTTTTTCGCCAAGACAACGACTTGATTTTGTGAAAAAGTTAGCAATAGCCCCAATCGTAAAACCTAAGTTATCTAGTTTATTTTGGGTTGCATCTTTACAGTCTTTAAAACAAATTTTTAGAAGGCCAATGTATTTCTTATTTACATAAACAAAATTAGAACCATTTACCTCCTTATTTTTTACTTCTCGAATTAACTCCTTAAGCTTTATCTCTGGCGTTTGGATAAATAATCTTCGATTGCTGTCAATTGGTTTGTAAAAAAATAAAGTGCGCTTAGGCGTTTCTACCAATACCTCTGCAAAGACATTCTGAATGGTATCCGTTATGGTGGTAGAATCAAGCCTTGGTAGCGTAATTTGTTTAAAAATTCGATTTAAGTTTTCAAATTTGAATTCTTTAATCTCTGAGGGATAATAAACCGTTTTTTTTGTTTGGTCACTGCTTAAAAAGGTAATTTGTTGGCATAGGCTTTTGTTTAGACTATACTTTATATAGCCTTTTATTTTTTCTCCTTGTTTTTTTATAATGTATCCTTTCTCATATTTTGATTGACAAATTATAGAAAGAGGGATGAATAACAGCAGTAAAAGGGTTAATGTTTTAGAGTACATTTTTTGATTAAGGTGTTTAGTGTTTTTTTATTTTAAGTGAATTTAAGAATGGATAGGAAATTAAAAAAATAAATATTGATAATCTATCAATTTTCATTTGTTATATTTTATACTTTTTTATCAAACAGATTAAAGAAAGTTTATTTTTTGACCACTAATTCAGATTTTCTTTATTAAAAGAATGCCAAGTTTGATATTCATTTTTTTGAGCGAATGAAAATGGTAGATAATGCTTATATTGAGTTGTTTAATAGTTTTTTAGAACAGAATAAAAGCAATATTATGCCTTACATTTCATTTGAGTCAGGACAACTTGACAAAAAAACGAAGCAAGCGCTAATTCAGAAACTAACAGAAGTATCTGTTGAAATCACGGGAATTCCGAAAGAATTATTTCTTGTTTCCATCAAAGAAATACCAGATGATGACATTGCAGTGGGAGGGAAGACCGTAACAACAATGAAAAAAGAATTGAATGAACAAAAAAATACATAATTCGAAGTGTTGCTAATAGGAAGGGTACAAATAAGTTGTTCCATCACTTATACTTAAAATAGAAGTAGTTTTTGTAAAAAAAAAAGTTTATTTTTGAATCTTATTTTTTTACTTAAAAACAATGATTATGTATCCTGTTCTTCCAAAAAGAAGTTGCTTCTACTTCTTACTAATTTTTCTATTTGTCCAAACAGCTTGTGAAAAAACGTCTAGTTCGAGTATCGTAATATCTTCATTTGCAGTGACCCAATCTTCGAATCAATTGGAGTTTACCTTTGCTTCATCTGGAGGTGTGGTACAATATTATGAACTATCTTACATGCCTACAGCAAATAATACAACAGGTGAGTCAGGATATAAATTTATTACCAATAATGCCAATTCCATCACAAAGGAAATAAAGGAATTAAATATAACTACAGGAAACTTATACTCTTTTTATATCCGAGTTGTCGGAGATGACAATGCCAGTTCAGAATGGTATGGTCCTAAGACCATTAATGTTGATGCTTTTTGTGAAAGCCCCTACAGTCTGTCTTTTTCAAATGGGTTGTCTTGGCAGACAAGTACCAATACAACAACTGCATCCTACCATGAAATTAGTTATGGATTAAGTGGTTTTCAGGTTGATTCAGGTACTATTATTACCGTTAATAACACTTGGCACAATAGCAGTATGGTACTGCAACAGGGAAATGTCTATGATTTTTACATGCGTAGTTATTGCAACCAAACATTGGGCTGGAGCGAATGGGAAGGACCCTTGACGCATTATGCTTCAAATAATATGAATACTTGTATACCTCCTTCTGGTTTAAAATTTTATGTTGTTAGAAACAGCTTATCACAAGCCGTTGGAGCAGAATGTCATTGGGACGATTTAGGAGGAAACAGCAACTATGAAGTTAATATGGTTAGAAATGGTTTTGCTCCTAACTATGGTAATATTGAAACGGCCTCCTCACAGCAAACAACTTATATGCCTATGGTTCAAAATACAGAATATGATTTTTATGTTCGAAGTGTTTGTCACGACGGAAGTAAAACTGCTTGGGCAGGACCTTTGGATGTAAATATTGGACAGTAACATTTTGTAAGCCATAGGCAATTAAATAGCCTATGGTTTACTATTTTGGTGTTATAACATTAACTGATCACTATCCAACAGCGTAATGCCAGCCGTTTGCAAAAGCTCAAGGCTGTTGGCTCCATCCTTTGGACTATCTAAATTAGCAGCTCGACAAGCGTCTTTGATAAGATGCGTTCGAAAACCAAATTTTTGAGCATCTAAGGCACTTTCTTTGATTCCAAATTCAGTCATAAAACCTAACAAAAAAACATCCTCTACTTTTGACGCTTTTAGATAAGTCAATAATTCCGATTTTTCATTAATCTTAGGCGGAAAAAAACAACTATAACTGAAATTATCTTTATCTGCCCTTTTAGACACGATCTTATCAATTGGAGCTAATTCTAAAGCATCAATAAATGAAGCTCCAAAGCTGTCCTGCACACAATGAATAGACCACAAACGCTCTGAATGCCCGTCTATATCAACGAGCTGATTGGGATAACGAAAAAAATGGTTAGCAGCAAAAATTTTATGATCAGCAGGTTGCCAATATCGACTGGCAATAACAAGGTCAAAAAAGCCAGTATGCATGAGTTGGTTGGCAATAGCAATAACCTCATTTGCTTCTTTCAGGGCTAAGGCTCCAAAATTGCCAAAATCATTTTGTAAATCAACTAGAATCAATGCTTTCATAAGGATAGGTTTAATCGATAGCGTACAACGTCGGCTTGCTAGGAGTTGCGTCATTCTCAAAAGCAGCAACTTGAAGATTTAAAAAATAGATGGCATCTTTTATGGTATCAGGAACATAGATCAATTCTGTAATGGTTGCATCTAAACGGGGATTGCTAGGATAATTCCAAAAAGCATGATGAGCGGCTAAAACACCATCATCTACTTCCTTATCTACAGAAGGCGTGTCAATAAGAAAATGGCGAACTCCTTGTTCGTAAAGCCAATTCATAGCCTGAGGCTCTACAAATGGTGGATTCGTATTCGTGTATTGTTGTTGTTGTTTAGATGCGGAATTGGGTAAGGTTCGAACAATAAATGCCTGAGGGGAAGGAGATTTTTCAAAAACAGCTTGAATTTGTTCTAATGTAATCACCAAATCTTCTCCTAGTGAAAAGGGAGTAATACTAACAAGTTGAGCCAAAAAGAAAAACTGATCTAATAGCTTATTAATAGAATAAAATTCTTTAGCAATATGCCCAACACATTCTGTATGAGTACCATTTCCATGTGGGTTAAATACTATGTTGTTAAAATTGACAGAGCCACCTTGTTGAACAGAACCCACAAAATGCTCTGTTATAACAGGGCTAATTTCAGAAGGAGGGCAATACCATGCACTTGCCGCATCTATTCTACTTTGGATTGGTAGAGTAAGATCAAGTGGTTTTAATAAGTTTATATTGTAATTAGAATTCTTGTAATAAATTGTCGCTTTCATCTTATTTAAAAGGTTTTCCTAACTCATCTAATTTTTTCCATTTTTTATTGCCATAAAAGGTCAAAATAAACCAACCAATAATTGGAATAAAATAAGCAATCGTAATTGGGTTGCGCCAAATTAGTCGCAAAAAGGTTCCCCATCCTGTGCCAATTTCTATAGGTTCTTGGGTCTCATATTTGCGTTCTTTGAGCCATTGGCGCTCAAACTCATGAAACAATAAAGGCCAGAATAAAGGTAAATTATAAGGAAAATACTGCCGTTTTTGCCACATGACTTTAATTAACTCTTTAACTTGAAAAGGAGCTTGACCATATTTTTCAACCGCAGCATCCAAATCCTTTTGCATAATTGCTTTTACACGATCTCTGATGTCGCTTATTTCAGCTTCGGTGAGCTCTTCATAGGGTTTGTCAATCCATTTATAAGGGCTAATTCGGGTTCCTCGCACAAAATGCATTTTAACAGGAAAAGCTAGATAAAAAGCCCAAGGGAAAACAAGCGCTACCGTTAGTACCCCTAATGCCATAAAAGGTACTCCTATTTTATTAAATTGACGATTAACAAAATCAAAGCTATATACATAGGGAACAACGTATTCTGCATTAACAGTAGAGTACGGTAAAATATCTGTTTTATATTTTAAGCTCATTCGAATAAAGGACGTAGCAAAACGCTGCAATTGATATTTTCTATTAAAGCCCTTCCCAATACCAGGAACACCTTC from Aureispira anguillae encodes:
- the dmpI gene encoding 4-oxalocrotonate tautomerase DmpI is translated as MKMVDNAYIELFNSFLEQNKSNIMPYISFESGQLDKKTKQALIQKLTEVSVEITGIPKELFLVSIKEIPDDDIAVGGKTVTTMKKELNEQKNT
- a CDS encoding lysophospholipid acyltransferase family protein, which gives rise to MTKNTASNTITTKKKRVYTQEEIDANKFIYDHFDANYVRQINNALFKIVEETYFRPVYIGFDEMPERNNPAHPIILASNHSGMAFPWDAMVFGCGMLKRFNYDENKIFRAIIAPGLSGIPAMHPFYMKGSWKVSGGVDATFLNFETMMQYPKGHLLIYPEGVPGIGKGFNRKYQLQRFATSFIRMSLKYKTDILPYSTVNAEYVVPYVYSFDFVNRQFNKIGVPFMALGVLTVALVFPWAFYLAFPVKMHFVRGTRISPYKWIDKPYEELTEAEISDIRDRVKAIMQKDLDAAVEKYGQAPFQVKELIKVMWQKRQYFPYNLPLFWPLLFHEFERQWLKERKYETQEPIEIGTGWGTFLRLIWRNPITIAYFIPIIGWFILTFYGNKKWKKLDELGKPFK
- a CDS encoding cyclase family protein encodes the protein MKATIYYKNSNYNINLLKPLDLTLPIQSRIDAASAWYCPPSEISPVITEHFVGSVQQGGSVNFNNIVFNPHGNGTHTECVGHIAKEFYSINKLLDQFFFLAQLVSITPFSLGEDLVITLEQIQAVFEKSPSPQAFIVRTLPNSASKQQQQYTNTNPPFVEPQAMNWLYEQGVRHFLIDTPSVDKEVDDGVLAAHHAFWNYPSNPRLDATITELIYVPDTIKDAIYFLNLQVAAFENDATPSKPTLYAID
- a CDS encoding TlpA family protein disulfide reductase, which produces MKKATFIITLNLLLVFVTFGQNDYKKSMEECRSLGYFESQECMIGEKIPLFEEVTYEGKKITPQSIKNKVVVINLWFMACAPCIAELDGLNKVVENYKKRKDVLFISFTTDSKQVLEEDFLPNYELNFEIIPNSEETIFNVFKNGWGFPTTIVVDKSGKIHKITAGGATDPEKASKKIEKILTQSINECLKN
- a CDS encoding isochorismatase family protein, which produces MKALILVDLQNDFGNFGALALKEANEVIAIANQLMHTGFFDLVIASRYWQPADHKIFAANHFFRYPNQLVDIDGHSERLWSIHCVQDSFGASFIDALELAPIDKIVSKRADKDNFSYSCFFPPKINEKSELLTYLKASKVEDVFLLGFMTEFGIKESALDAQKFGFRTHLIKDACRAANLDSPKDGANSLELLQTAGITLLDSDQLML